CAGAGGACACTTCTATGTGAAAAACCACTGTGGAACCCTAACCCTCCATTGCAATAACTGGTGTGTAATTCCTACAGTCCAGAGTTGCTGCAGCACCTGGTCACTAGGATGGCGCTGAGGTTTTTAGCCTTTGCTTTGTTAGTGTCTTGCTATGGCGACCGTCTCTCTCAGTGAACGTGCATCTGGAAAGGGCAACTCTTTCCTGGGAGAATCCTATTTGTGACCCTTCTCTCATGCCAAGAAGTCGGCTTGGCCTGGGTGCCAGTGAATAAGTACAAATAGAGGTGCTGGTGGAAATAAATACACATGGCCATACAGGCTGACCAGCCTCTGAGTAAAACATTAAGCTATGCATCAAATTATCTAGCAGCTGTTAGCTCAGTTActtgttttaaaatgctgcattgttAGCTAAGGCATGTTTTTATGTAACTTAGGCACTTTAAGAATAAAATGCTATAATCAAAGTGTAATACAGAGCTGCTTCTGAATTGACTGATGCTCTGCCTCTGGCAGGAGTTGATGGGATGGAGGAACCTACCTTGGCTTAGCTGCTTTAATGGCTGACTCCCCTGAGGGAGCCTTAAGTGGTCTTCGCCCCAAGGATCTCTTTCAGAGCACTGACCCAACAGTGTCTGGAAAATTCTTCCAACAGCAATAAACCAAATAATTGTCTGTAGCAGTGACTGGTTGTTTCTGGTGATCCGTCCTCTTCTCCCAAAATGCAGGACATGGCTCAGAGGTAGTGCCCTCATCTCTACCCAGAGGCTGATAAAGGGGACATTTCATGTGTTAACTGATGCTACCTACAGGAAACAAGGGGGAAACAGACTCCACTCTGCCTTAATATGAAGGTAGTACCACCCTCTGCCTCCTGTCCATCCCCTTAATTTTCTCCCTTGAGTGGCTACTACTGGGCTCCTGCTACAGAGCAGAGGTCCATCCACAACACCACGTTCCCCCCTTCAATTGCTTCCAGTGACAGCTCTTCCCCCTTGCAGCACAGGTTTACACAAGCACATGAAGCGTGGTGAACAGATCACTATTAGAAATGCCTGAGCCCACCTCCAGGTGAATGACATGTTTGTGGCCCTTAGTGCTGTTCATCTCTCCATTTAGTGGCTGAATCTTATACTCATCTCATAATGGAGACTGCTGCAGAGAAGCAATTCAAAGCCCATTCCTGCAGTGAAGTCCTGGTTCCCCAGCAATGCAGGCTGGGTCTCTGGGCtaaattcttttaaatatttgtgggggggagagagagttaaGTTCCCAATCATTAGAACCAACTCTGAAGCTCAGCAGGCTGCAGAGCCACAAGGTTCAGAGTCTAGGGAATGGCTACAAAAGGAGTCCAAACATCTGCATGGGCAGAGGGAGGGTTATGTCCTTAAGGAGATGCTCTGCCCAAGCTGATTTCAAGTATCAAAGACACCGTTACCCTTGCTGAGGTGCTCCCACTCACAAGCACTTGTTTAATGCTGAATCCTCTGGGAATGAGCCAAAGGAAAAGGGTCATGCAGCATTTACAATTAAACACCATGAGCTAAATTCTGACCTCTGCTAATTCATCAGAGTCGTACACTGTCCATCTGCCAGTACACACAGAAAGACTGAGGTTTCAGTCATGCTTTGCCTTGCTCTGCTGATTGGCTTAGGCCAAGGCTCTGCTCCTAGGTGCAGGTCCCAGCTCATGAAGAAAGggtctttttctcagctgaagcTTAACACTTCTGTCTCTCCTGCTTGTGAGGGTGGATTCGATGGAGGACTCCCTACCTTTCTCCCTTCAGCCAGGGCTTTGAAAtgctgtgggggaaaggagactGCGTTAGTGTAGTTACTTGCTCTCGTCACTTGACGACACACATAATCAGCTGTTTAGAGATAAAATATTTAGACCACCAACTCCCAAAAAACCATCAAATTCCACTACGACAATATTGTAAGTGTGAGGCATTCTTCCAACTCACCCCCACAAAAAGGTACACCTCTAAGCAGAAATTGATGCAATTTGAAAAGCTACTCAACTACATTTATGAAACATAATGGCTTCCTTTCCACTCTACACAAAATAATCTGTTATTTAGAGGAAGAAACTACATTGATAAAAAGAGAACGTTgatggaggaggaaaggggaaacACGGGGCATACCCCACACCTccataaatacattaataaaaaatgaaaagtacATTCACATTCATCAGTGGAACCTAAGTCCCCTTAGAAATAAGTGAATTTATTGTACAGGGATGGGCAAATATTGGAGAGAACGTAAGGAGGATTTCTCCATATATAGCATATTTGTCcaaaaaataaagacattttgGAAAATCCTTGGAGACTCGAGAAGGGAAATAACAGGGCGTCAGTATTTTATTGAATTGTCCTGCAAACTGCTTTTTATAAGAGCCCAAAAGAATCGATCATTCATTCTCCAGCTGCTAGTAGAAGTACCACAGCATTTGGTGGAAGAGTAGCGACTCTAAAACCAGTGACTGAGATCAAGAGGTGTGGGAAATTCTGGTACTAGAAAAAGTAACTCAAGTCAGTGTTCTACATCAGAGATAGAATAGCTATGTATTGACAAAGGGGGAAGTTGGTTGGAGTTTGCTGGAAGAGGGTCACTATATGCAAGTGTTGTATGAAGGAATGAATCCTTGTGAGTCATGGGCATGGGGTGTGTGCAAGGTCAAAAATGCATTACAGCTAAGATTATTAGGAAATAACGGTAACACTTCAGAAAGTGATGTTCTTTGGCTAGGACAGGCACTGTTGTCCTGGGCTCTTCAGCAGTGCAGGGGAGCTATTCTGAATTTCAGGACAAGTGACTTAACACTGCCTCTCTTTCTCCCTGCGTGCCCCCGCCCCTTGAGCATTCTAACAGTGATAGCCTGGAAGGTGGCGGACAGGGCTGGTGTCACCTACCTGTGAGTTCTTGAACTCTGAATACAGCGAGAAGAGGACATGCAGGGACTGGACCCGACTCTTATAGACAGGAATGTCCAGAATAGCTAGGACAAAACAACATAAGGATACTGAGCACAACCTTGCTGCCTGGATATTCGCCCCCTCCGAGTAGCAGTATCCTCTGAGCAGCCCCAGTGTTTGGGGCTTTACACATTTAGTTCTTTCTCCCAACTGCAGTCACCAGGAGATGCATCAGCTTAGGTCAGGGCTGAACTTAACTGCAGGTGTCTTACATTTCCTAACTGTTGTTCCATCTCTAGTGCTACTAGGCTACAGTGCAGTCAGGAGGTTAGCAGTGAATGGTGAATAGGACAAAGCCTGAACCGAATATCCAGAGGGAACAGACATATTTAGAAATATGGGACCCATCTGTTTCTTTGCACAAGGACATGATACTGGGAGCACAACACCCATCTCcaggaaaaacaattttttggAATGAAAGCTCTGGGTCAGGGTTATTCACCTTGATGCAGTGTGGAACTGCTAGAGGTTCTGAAGGGACCTCCTATCAGCCCGCCCACcgggggcaggctctctcccacaCCTGGGGCATGATGACATAAAAGACTAAGCTTGAATGGGAGGGGAATGCAACTAATTCACCTGCAATACCTCCTCCAAACAGCCTGAGAGCACTGCTGTCGGGAGGAAGCGCTGCCTGCTCAGACACCCCTTTAGGCACATAACACTTTAGTTTGTGCATGGTGGTGCTTGGAGGATGGCGAGGAGCTGGCACTCCGCTGCCTCTGAGAAGAAGATGAGAGTGACACATACGGGTCCTTTGCTTACCACATATCATGTCAATATACTCAGCCAGGCCACAGTTGATGTCCGCAGTTGGAAGGCTTACCTAGGCAGGACATGGTAAGACATGGAAAGAGTGACTCATGATCCAGCTCTTGTTCAGTTCCCATACAGCAAGAATACGTACTAGTGTTACCCCAGCACAGAGCAGGCACAGCCTGCTTTATATGGAGGGAAGCCTCTGGGGCCCATTCTTCGCTTGGTGTCTTTACCAACATGTGGATGCCCGTTCACTAGGAATTGAACTGAAActcactcatttcacacaggccactgaacagGCATCATAGGGTGGCAGCTCTCAAGCACCACTGACTGACCTGGCTGGCTTGAGTTGATGAGCTAGAACATACCAAATTAGCCTGGTCATTGGTTGCAAGGTGGTTTTCCATTATATTAATACAAGAAACCCAAACAACTCTgagccagcctgcgttaatgagGGATAACACAGAGTAGGCAAACAGGCCAAAGTGAAACAAAAGCCCAGATTATGCCTGTAATACACAGCTGGGGTAGCTGTTAGACAGGCTGACAACATACCTTTCCCAAGAGCTCCTCAAATTCTGGGGACCATTCTTGCATCAGAGTCTCGATATCAGGCATTGGCCTGCAAGGGGAGAAAAACAACCCTGCACGTAAACACACAGTATGCCAGGATTAATTTTGCTGGATGTGGGGCTTCCTGACAGTGCACTGACAACAGACTGGTGTGAATGGCGAGAGTGTGACAGCAACAGCACTCTTGTCCtcacagagaaagaaaacagaCACACATTCGCGCCTATAAGCACACACAAGTGTGGTACTGATTAAGTAGCTTTCACAGTAGTCAAAACAAGGTGCCAACTCCATATTGCAAGAGACAAGAGCAAGTCATCCACAGATTTCACTACACCTGCTATAGAATGAGAGTTACCGTACTACACCTCTAGAGGTCTGGGATCAAGTCTGATTTGGATCACATGGGAAAATGAGTTTGATGGTCTCAGATTAATCCACACATCTGGACATCACAATCTATATACGCTACAAATCTCTTCACACGAGAGGCTTATGGGACAGCAGTGGGGCTTGCTGGCTGGGACTGAGGAGTTTTGGCAGAGGTGTGTGGTGAGCTCAGGCCTGGAAAAGCAGGGAGTATGCAAGTCAGGATTGGGGATACTGGCAAAGCAGGGTGAGAGCttttctaataaataataataccttcctcaaagcactttgcaaaggtgcTCAGGATTTAGAGGGGGACCAAACTCACTTGCAAAGTTaaagacacaaacacaaacaGCTGTATGTTTCAAAATCAAGGGAGAGTTTTGCTGAGGAGTTATGAATCCATAGGAATTTCAGTTAAGAGTGGATGAGCCAAGTAAAGGTAACATGGAGAGAATGCACACATTCATTCTTAACTCTTGCCTGTGTCAGAGATTTTGACTTGTACACACAATCCATAGCTGTAACCATTTACCAAGTATCTGATGAGAGATCAATTCCTTCTTCACAGTCATGGCAAGAATAATTCTGATGAGGTGATGTTTTTATCTTCTCTAAATAAATCATTAGTCTAACTCTATATCTGCATTTCTAAAACCCCTTTCACTGCAGTGCAACATACTGTAGGTCaacaaagttcctcctctctCCTGACTCTGCATTTTGAAAAGAGTTAACTATAGTTCTTTGCTGTCatacagagcctttcatctcAGGGTAtctaagcacttcacaaacattagaGAAGCCCCTCAGTCCTACTCTCAGGTAAGTCAGTATTACTATCCtgacaggtgaggaaactgaaatACAaggtaagtgacttgtccaacatcaaacaggtcagtggcagggggaaaatagaacccaggagtcccgactcTTAGTCCCCCCACTCAAGCTACTTACACATGCACCCTTTCTACAAGGGCAAACTAGAGCTATCCGAATTACACAAAGTCAGCAGGAGAGAAATTCCATTCATTAAAGGATACTCAAACTGCATCTCTGCATGTAAGACAAGTGGTAAGGAATAAGCCGAGTAAAATACAAATGCAGGAGGGTACAGAGAGCTCACCTGGTGTAGTGCACAGTAGCAGGAGGTTTGAAGCGATGTAACTCGCTGATGCTCTCGATCCAGTTATCAATAGCTTTGGGATTCTTCTCTGCATTCTCCAAGctcttcacttttatttgctgctGAGAACAGAAATGAGAATCTGGAGACAGACTTTCCAAGGCTGGTGGGTCCCTGCAAACCCTATGCTTCATTCCTGGCTGGATTGTGTGGTTTTGGTCTCTTTCCCAGCTGCGCTATACTATCCAGTGTCTGCATATTGGAGCAGAAGAGCAACTGGGAAAGAACACAGTGACCCAAACCAGACAGCAACAACCACAGGGGAATGAAGCTCTAACCCAAGGAAACAAATGGATCCAAAGTCTGTTTATGAAGACgtgtgtgtgaatgagagcaGACACACTGTAGTCTAAAGGCGTGGGTGGGAAAGATGTTTTCCTGTTCATGAGAACTTAGTCAAATCCTCACTGTGCTGTAACCATGGTAGTGGTacagccacacaggttagaacaaGACTCCATCTTTCTACCAAGCTTAGTGTGGGGTAACCAGCTCTTTTTCCTTCATAACTTACTGCAACATTGTGCTGTTTGGAGTTTTCCGTTAACCAGAGAGAGAGCACCGTGGAATCTGACTGTTTTGTGGATGGCTCATCCAGTACCAACAGGCCAAGGTTATCTGGCTTCCCATTGGGACATGGAACCTGCAGATAAACAAAGaggaactgaattttttttcttctaaattcAAAACTGGAGTTTAAAGGCTGTTTAAAATGAGCTTCTCTAAGTTATAGACTTGGAAgatcaattttcagagtaacagccgtgttagtctgtattcgcaaaaagaaaaggagcacttgtggcaccttagagactaaccacacgaaagcttatgctcaaataaattggttagtctctaaggtgccacaagtcctccttttctttttggaagatCAAAAGAAACAGACTGGCCTTAGAGAaagaggtgagagagagagagagagagttgtagAGCTGTATGGCAATTCTGGAGCAGAAAAAGAGCTGCAGCTTAAATGAGATGCTACAGAAAACAGAGCAAGAAGGAACATCAGAATTAAACGACTACATGAAACCATGTACATCCTCCTTCAGTGGTTTCAGGTAGTCGTTTAATTCTGATGTTCCTTCTTGCTCTGTTTTCTGTATCATCTCATTTAAGCTGCAGCTCTTTTTCTGCTCCAGAATTTAAAAGTTGTTAAAGCTGAGCTCACCGGAAAAGGTGAAAGTGGAGAGAGCAAaaaaagctctgctctgtccacttAGGTCTCATAATAGACTCAGAGATCTGATTGTGAAATTTCATCATCATCAGCAgaaagatttaattttaaaaaaacagagagcAGTCAGAGCTTTTACTCAAAGGCCTCAGTTTTTCCATAACCTCTGTGCCCTTACTttaagagagagaagagagctgGAGGAAATTACAGCAGCACTCAGGAGGCCAGATATCCACTACAGACGGGGATCCCATTTACACTCTCATACAGCTTCCAAAATCAGTAGTATGATACGGTAAGAGACTGTAAATAAGAGAAACCAATACACTCCAGTCACTCGGGTTAGAAATCCAAATCTCAGACATACTGGAGGATAATCCAGAGGTAAAACTAAGgatgaaattctgaaaaaaacctTGGTAGATGGTGAAATCCAAGAAAAGAAGGATAGGAAAATACGAGACAAAAGACTGAAATAGCAGAAGTGAAGCTGAACAAGAGGACTTGGATCCCTGAGGGACATGTGAAGAGTAACTATGTTAATGTTGTAAGAAGAACAGTACTAAATTTGCTTTAGTTGTGGTGATCATAACTCTGATAACTGTGTTCTGTATTTTAACAAGTAGACAAAATAAAGGACAATAGGGGGACTACATAGGGGGGCAAGGACAGAAGAGATTGGAGCAAACTTAGAGCAGATGGGGAGGAGCCCGTAGGGGTCCTGTATTAATCCCCCCCATGTAACTCAAATGACCAGATGGTAATCTATCCCTGTGATAGAGGATTAAGATCCCATAAGAGAAGAATATACCACCTTTGGATTGCAAGAGAAGCAATCAAAGAGTTCATAGGGAGAGTACAAAGGTTTAGGGTTCAGCAAAGGACATTTGTTTTGGGGACTGATTTATACACCATGTTGgtattttatttttggatttaaaagaagaagaatgcaggagaggggaggaaccagggaggcagtggggaattAATACAAAAAATACTATGGAAGTTCACAAACCGAAATCAAGCCATATTCAGGCACACAATTGTGAATACACTGTAattagaaatgagagagagaatgtccACACAAGGATTCATGCCTTCAAACAGCTAAAGCATCATAATAATTTCAAGTTTTTCCATAAGCCATTCTCATGATCCCACAtgtggcaatcagttagacccctgagcatgtgagcgagaatcagccagccaagcacctgagagaaagGATGCTTGGTGCCACTCAAGAGCTGTGGGTTTCCCTGTCCAATGTCCCCAGCTCCAGCTGTGGCCACCCCTGATGCTtgagaggaaggagataaaaaacaaaacaaaaagggagTAGATGGGGGAGCATCCCTTTCTGACCCTGGCTGATGGTCAAAAGAAACACTGAAGgatgagcttttaggaacataagatgaACTGGAAGTGAGTCCCAGGATTGCTGAGCCTTGCCCCCTACCATCACAACCAACCTTGACACACAATCAGACTCATAAAAttgtccagctctctctgaaACTAATTGAGTTGTTTGCCACCACAACttctgttccagaacctcacccctctgatggttagaaaccttcttctaatttccaaccTTAATTTTGtgcatggccagtttatacccaaaTACTGCAACATTTTGGAGACTTGGAAATTATACTTGGAGGAGACTTCAAATGCACACATATTCCTTACTGGTACAGATTGGataaaagagacaaggtggacAGGGAAGCAGATGCAGCATTGATTTCTCTGATTGCTGGAGAGAATTGAACACTGGGGAACAAATTCACACATTTTAATTCATACCCTCATAATATATATACTAGACTAGATTTAATGTTAATCACTAAATCCTTAGTGAAGCAGACTAGTGCTATGGAAATTGGCACCATTACATGGTCAGGTCATGCCTCACTGGAAGTAATATTTGTTAGCATCATCCTAAGATCACTTTTTTGGAAAATGAACTGCTTGCTTCTGCAGGACAAAAATGAGGTTGCAATAATTAAAAAGGACATTGTtctatactttaaaataaataataagacaatATAAAAAGGTCTTCTCTGGGAGGCAGGTAAAGCAGTATTTAGGGGCCAGTTGATAAGCAGAGCCtctaaacagaaaaaagaaagcagcacttaagaaaaataaaaccagaattGCAGATAAAAATGTTGTGACATTCATAACAACACAGGTTCAAAAAAGTATATAAACAAAGAACTAATATCAGGGGAAACTGAATGTGCTGATGGCAGATGCCACTGAAAAA
The window above is part of the Caretta caretta isolate rCarCar2 chromosome 22, rCarCar1.hap1, whole genome shotgun sequence genome. Proteins encoded here:
- the IFT46 gene encoding intraflagellar transport protein 46 homolog isoform X2 encodes the protein MAEALQTKIVENQPYDESLEINDSEEVASIYTPTPQQQGPRSTRPQLKNMADNSSDEYDEEINKEKKLAQLAPQRVFSENEDGEDEDDSSETDSDDDDDEEEHGAPLEGAYNPADYEYLPVSAEIKELFQYIRRYTPQMIELEHKLQPFIPDFIPAVGDIDAFLKVPCPNGKPDNLGLLVLDEPSTKQSDSTVLSLWLTENSKQHNVAQIKVKSLENAEKNPKAIDNWIESISELHRFKPPATVHYTRPMPDIETLMQEWSPEFEELLGKVSLPTADINCGLAEYIDMICAILDIPVYKSRVQSLHVLFSLYSEFKNSQHFKALAEGRKVGSPPSNPPSQAGETEVLSFS
- the IFT46 gene encoding intraflagellar transport protein 46 homolog isoform X1, with product MAEALQTKIVENQPYDESLEINDSEEVASIYTPTPQQQGPRSTRPQLKNMADNSSDEYDEEINKEKKLAQLAPQRVFSENEDGEDEDDSSETDSDDDDDEEEHGAPLEGAYNPADYEYLPVSAEIKELFQYIRRYTPQMIELEHKLQPFIPDFIPAVGDIDAFLKVPCPNGKPDNLGLLVLDEPSTKQSDSTVLSLWLTENSKQHNVAQQIKVKSLENAEKNPKAIDNWIESISELHRFKPPATVHYTRPMPDIETLMQEWSPEFEELLGKVSLPTADINCGLAEYIDMICAILDIPVYKSRVQSLHVLFSLYSEFKNSQHFKALAEGRKVGSPPSNPPSQAGETEVLSFS